A genomic stretch from Arachis stenosperma cultivar V10309 chromosome 3, arast.V10309.gnm1.PFL2, whole genome shotgun sequence includes:
- the LOC130966511 gene encoding uncharacterized protein LOC130966511 — MTLYAKFLKELINKKKSWNEKETVILTQEYSAVIQKGLPPKLKDPGSFFLSCTIGNMSIDKALCDLGLSINPMPLSIMRRLSIEEVKPTRMSLQLADRSMVIPNGVVENLLVKVEKFIFPADFVILDLDEEGSDSIILERPFLATTRAIIDVEKEEMTLRAHDEHIILNVFKEMQHLAQKKGCMRIEEEGLNWKEKPKESFTNSPLGQKKDIEEK, encoded by the coding sequence atgACCTTATATGCTAAGTTCCTCAAAGAACTCATTAACAAGAAAAAAAGCTGGAATGAAAAAGAAACAGTGATCTTGACCCAAGAATATAGTGCAGTGATTCAAAAGGGTCTcccaccaaaactcaaagatcctGGGAGTTTCTTTTTGTCCTGCACTATTGGTAACATGTCCATTGATAAGGCACTGTGTGATCTAGGATTAAGTATCAATCCGATGCCCCTGTCTATAATGAGAAGGTTGTCTATAGAAGAAGTGAAGCCTACACGGATGTCCTTGCAACTTGCTGATAGATCAATGGTAATCCCCAATGGAGTAGTTGAAAATCTCTTAGTCAAGGTGGAAAAGTTCATATTTCCAGCAGATTTTGTAATCCTGGATCTAGATGAAGAGGGAAGTGACTCTATCATACTAGAAAGAcctttcttggccacaacaagGGCTATTATTgatgtagagaaagaagaaatgACCTTGCGGGCACATGATGAGCACATAATCTTGAATGTCTTTAAGGAGATGCAGCATCTTGCGCAAAAGAAAGGTTGTATGAGAATTGAGGAAGAGGGTTTAAACTGGAAGGAAAAGCCCAAGGAATCATTCACCAACTCACCACTAGGGCAGAAGaaagacattgaagaaaaataa